The sequence CGTAGACATCAAAGATGCTGACTGACTTCACAAGCGTTTTATCTGCACCGTTAAAGGCACGGAGAAGCTGTTCTGCATCTACGCCTTTATCGAGTACAAAGGCGAAGTCACGGCTAGAAGCTTGGAAGCTAGAAGGGGCGTATGCGCCGCCTTTCATTGGTGTTTTTGCACATGCGGAAATGTTAATTTCAAATACGCAAACACGGCCTTTAATGCCAAAGCTCTTAAGGATGCTTGGGTGAATCTCACCAAATGTTGCGTAAGCATTTTTACCAAGACGCAGAGAGCCTGAACGGCCAGGGTGGTAGCTTGTACCCGCGTCACGTGAGATCTGCATGCGGTCTGCACGCACTTGCATGGCTTCAAGACAAGCAAGGGCATCTGCTTTCACATCAAAGATATCAGCAGGTGTGCTGGCGTTGTGCCAGTGTGCGTCATGTCCAGCGCCATACATAAGGCCGCAGGCCATCCATGTTTCACCAGATTTTTCATCGTAAGCTTTACCCACTTCAGCAAGCTTTACATGCTGCTCACCGCGGCTAATACCGGCTTTAAGTGCAGCCAGTAGGCCTGGTACAAGAGACGGGCGAAGCGTTGACATGGTTGCTTGGTCAATTGGGTTTTCAAGTTCAACCAATGTATCAGGAGAGCTTGTGAAGGCTCGAGCATGCTCACGGCTAATGAAGCTGTATGTCAGGGCTTCTGTGTAGCCAAGCGTTGCCAGCTTGCGGCGCATGTGGCGCTCGTAGCTGAGCATTGGCGCAGAGGCTTTTGTTTTCTCTTCTGGAAGTTCAGGCAGAACCGTTGGGATCTGGTCGTAGCCTTTCACACGTAGAACTTCTTCAATCAGGTCTGCGTCTGTGTCCATCATTGTGCGGAATGTTGGCGGAGTCACTTCGAGCACTGAGCCACCAGTTGCTTTCACCGTGAAGCCAAGCTTCGTTAGGATAGATTCACACTCAGATGTTTTTACCGCAAGACCTGCAAATGTTTCCATGCGCGAAGTATCAAATGTTACCTTACGTGATTCAGCAGGCGCCTCACCAGCAACGGCTTGGCCTTTAATACCACCACCACAGATATCAGTAATAAGCCCCGCTGCAACAGCACCAAAGTTGACTGAACCATGGGCGTCTACACCACGCTCAAAGCGGTGGCGTGCTTCACTCAGAATCATCAGGCGTTGGCCAGTGCTTGCAATGATGTCTTTATCAAAGTGCGCGGCTTCTAGCAGAATATCTGTCGTGTTTTCATCAACAGCTGTTGTTTCACCACCCATGATGCCACCAAGGCCAACAAGCGTATCACCATTATAGATACCAATATCTGTGCTTTTCAGTGTGTATGTTTTTTCATCAAGGGCTTCAAAGCTATCGCCTTCTGTTGCCATACGAGCCGTAAGCGTAAGGCCGTTCATTTTAGAAATATCGTAAGCGTGCAGAGGTTGTCCGTATGTAAGTGCAATATAGTTTGTTACATCTACAATCGCATCAATCGGGCGCTGACCTGCTGCTTTCAGGCGCTGTTGCATCCAGTCTGGGCTAGATGTGTTTTTGAGGCCTTCAATTTTCACTGTTGAGAAGAGGGCGCAGTTTTCAGTGTCTGTGTTGACTGAAACATCACCAGCCTTGGCCATGCCTTCTGCTGTTGGAAGGGCTTTCAGTGTGCCTGTGCCAAGGGCTGCGAGGTCACGAGCCAAACCAAGAACGCTGAGTGCGTCACCACGGTTTGGTGTAATGGCCACTTCAATGGTTGTATCGTCATAGCCCATGGCGCTTGCAAAATCGCTACCTGGTTTTGCATCGCACTCAAGTTCCATAATACCGTCATGGTCTTCACCAAGCTCAAGCTCACGTGCTGAGCAGATCATACCGTTAGATTCAACGCCACGGATTTTAGTTGGTTTAATCTTAAAATCACCAGGAAGAACAGCGCCGTCTAGAGCTACCGCAACAGTAAGGCCTGCGCGTACGTTTGGTGCACCACATACAATTTGGCGTGGAGAGTCTTCACCGACCTCAACTTTGCAAATGCCAAGCTTATCAGCATCTGGGTGCTGTGTGCGCTCAAG comes from Pseudomonadota bacterium and encodes:
- the pheT gene encoding phenylalanine--tRNA ligase subunit beta translates to MKFTYSWLKELLDTDVSVEQLCSDLTQLGHEVEEVEDHAESLKKVVIGHVLERTQHPDADKLGICKVEVGEDSPRQIVCGAPNVRAGLTVAVALDGAVLPGDFKIKPTKIRGVESNGMICSARELELGEDHDGIMELECDAKPGSDFASAMGYDDTTIEVAITPNRGDALSVLGLARDLAALGTGTLKALPTAEGMAKAGDVSVNTDTENCALFSTVKIEGLKNTSSPDWMQQRLKAAGQRPIDAIVDVTNYIALTYGQPLHAYDISKMNGLTLTARMATEGDSFEALDEKTYTLKSTDIGIYNGDTLVGLGGIMGGETTAVDENTTDILLEAAHFDKDIIASTGQRLMILSEARHRFERGVDAHGSVNFGAVAAGLITDICGGGIKGQAVAGEAPAESRKVTFDTSRMETFAGLAVKTSECESILTKLGFTVKATGGSVLEVTPPTFRTMMDTDADLIEEVLRVKGYDQIPTVLPELPEEKTKASAPMLSYERHMRRKLATLGYTEALTYSFISREHARAFTSSPDTLVELENPIDQATMSTLRPSLVPGLLAALKAGISRGEQHVKLAEVGKAYDEKSGETWMACGLMYGAGHDAHWHNASTPADIFDVKADALACLEAMQVRADRMQISRDAGTSYHPGRSGSLRLGKNAYATFGEIHPSILKSFGIKGRVCVFEINISACAKTPMKGGAYAPSSFQASSRDFAFVLDKGVDAEQLLRAFNGADKTLVKSVSIFDVYEGDKLPEGKKSVALRVVLQSGEKTLTDEEINTICDKAVKTVETKLGGELRA